One region of Aeromicrobium sp. Sec7.5 genomic DNA includes:
- a CDS encoding acyl-CoA dehydrogenase family protein codes for MDFTYDSETVALRDAVRGLLGKAYPSSEDRRGATNTEPGFDEKVWGRLAELGALGLPFSEDDGGAGAGPVEVSIVAEEIGRVLAPEPFVESVVLAGGLVAAAGTAEQRADVLGRLSAGENVLLPALLDSGQPVSASGEGESVTLTGAKEPVLHGARADQLVVSAVTDRGVELFLVAGDAEGLTRTGYRTFDGGRAARIELDGTPAVRLGEQGDRSAAIDEVLAAARIAYSHEALGAMEVALSQTVEYLKTRKQFGVPLNTFQALTFRAADLYVSMELARSTVMWATLVLADAPERAAEAASRAKAIVSRTSRHIGQEAIQLHGGIGMTAEYSVGHYMSRLTALDHWLGDGAEHRAVLAASVRDHGVLEPLA; via the coding sequence ATGGACTTCACCTATGACAGCGAGACCGTCGCCCTGCGCGACGCGGTCCGCGGACTGCTCGGCAAGGCCTACCCGTCCTCGGAGGACCGTCGCGGCGCGACCAACACCGAGCCGGGCTTCGACGAGAAGGTCTGGGGCCGGCTCGCCGAGCTCGGCGCCCTCGGGCTGCCGTTCTCGGAGGACGACGGCGGCGCCGGCGCCGGTCCGGTCGAGGTCTCGATCGTGGCCGAGGAGATCGGGCGCGTGCTCGCTCCCGAGCCGTTCGTCGAGTCGGTCGTGCTGGCCGGCGGCCTCGTGGCTGCCGCGGGCACGGCGGAGCAGCGGGCCGACGTGCTCGGCCGCCTCTCGGCCGGCGAGAACGTGCTCCTTCCCGCGCTGCTCGACTCGGGTCAGCCCGTGTCGGCGTCCGGCGAGGGCGAGTCGGTCACGCTGACCGGCGCCAAGGAGCCCGTGCTGCACGGCGCCCGTGCCGACCAGCTCGTGGTCAGCGCCGTCACCGACCGCGGCGTGGAGCTCTTCCTCGTCGCCGGTGACGCCGAGGGCCTCACCCGCACCGGCTACCGCACGTTCGACGGCGGCCGTGCGGCGCGCATCGAGCTCGACGGCACCCCCGCGGTGCGGCTCGGCGAGCAGGGTGACCGCTCGGCCGCGATCGACGAGGTGCTCGCCGCGGCGCGCATCGCGTACTCGCACGAGGCGCTCGGGGCCATGGAGGTCGCGCTCAGCCAGACGGTCGAGTACCTGAAGACGCGCAAGCAGTTCGGCGTCCCGCTCAACACGTTCCAGGCGCTCACGTTCCGCGCGGCCGACCTGTACGTGTCGATGGAGCTGGCCCGCAGCACCGTCATGTGGGCCACGCTCGTGCTCGCCGACGCGCCCGAGCGTGCCGCGGAGGCCGCCTCGCGTGCCAAGGCGATCGTGAGCCGCACGAGCCGGCACATCGGCCAGGAGGCGATCCAGCTCCACGGCGGCATCGGCATGACGGCGGAGTACTCGGTGGGTCACTACATGAGCCGTCTCACGGCGCTCGACCACTGGCTCGGCGACGGTGCCGAGCACCGGGCCGTCCTGGCCGCATCGGTCCGCGACCACGGCGTGCTGGAGCCCCTCGCCTGA
- a CDS encoding GntP family permease — MDPIEPVHSAGVLLIIALVAVAALLLLIIKVRLHAFIALVLVSAVTAVAAGIPLADVSTAMTSGFASTLASVALLVGFGVMLGRLLEVTGGAQVLADTLVNRFGEKRAPLALGVAALIFGLPIFFDAGLVVFLPIILTVARRFGGSLLYYALPAAGAFAAMHALVPPHPGPVAAGTAFGGDIGVILLVNLPIVLVAWYVGSYLVSRYLGARIDVPVSEALFGPVNDGAESADSPAPGPGSSGTTTTIAPPTFGLVLGLLAIPLVLIAFNTVLTTLIEGGTIAEGNELVDFLILLGNTPIALLITLLVAIATLGRRGRTLDETRGLLDQSLGPICSIILVTGAGGMFGGVLRISGIGEALTSSLSDIGIPLLLQAFVIATALRVAQGSATVAITTTAGLIASQADALSNIQIALLVTAIAAGSTVLSHVNDSGFWLVSRFFGMDEKTTLKTWTVMETTLGLSAFAVAAALYPLIG; from the coding sequence ATGGACCCGATCGAACCGGTGCACAGCGCCGGAGTCCTGCTGATCATCGCGCTCGTCGCGGTCGCTGCGCTGCTCCTGCTGATCATCAAGGTCCGTCTGCACGCGTTCATCGCGCTCGTCCTGGTCAGCGCCGTGACCGCCGTGGCCGCCGGGATCCCGCTGGCTGACGTGTCCACGGCCATGACGTCGGGATTCGCCTCGACGCTGGCCTCGGTCGCCCTCCTGGTCGGATTCGGAGTCATGCTCGGTCGCCTGCTCGAGGTGACCGGGGGCGCGCAGGTGCTGGCCGACACCCTCGTCAATCGCTTCGGGGAGAAGCGGGCGCCGTTGGCGCTCGGCGTCGCGGCACTCATCTTCGGCCTGCCGATCTTCTTCGACGCGGGCCTGGTCGTCTTCCTGCCGATCATCCTCACCGTGGCTCGCCGGTTCGGCGGCTCGCTGCTCTACTACGCACTGCCGGCCGCCGGAGCCTTCGCGGCGATGCACGCCCTGGTTCCCCCTCACCCCGGTCCGGTCGCGGCCGGCACGGCCTTCGGCGGCGACATCGGCGTGATCCTGCTCGTGAACCTGCCGATCGTGCTGGTCGCCTGGTACGTCGGCTCGTACCTGGTCTCGCGCTACCTCGGCGCGCGGATCGACGTGCCCGTGAGCGAGGCGCTGTTCGGTCCCGTGAACGACGGCGCCGAGTCGGCCGACTCCCCCGCACCGGGACCCGGCTCCTCCGGCACGACCACCACGATCGCGCCGCCGACCTTCGGCCTGGTGCTGGGCCTGCTGGCGATCCCGCTCGTGCTCATCGCCTTCAACACCGTCCTGACGACGCTGATCGAAGGCGGCACCATCGCCGAGGGCAACGAGCTCGTGGACTTTCTGATCCTGCTGGGCAACACGCCGATCGCCCTGCTCATCACGCTGCTGGTCGCGATCGCCACGCTCGGCCGGCGCGGGCGCACCCTGGACGAGACCAGGGGCCTGCTCGACCAGTCGCTCGGGCCGATCTGCTCGATCATCCTCGTCACCGGCGCCGGCGGCATGTTCGGCGGAGTGCTGCGCATCAGCGGTATCGGGGAGGCACTCACCTCGTCGCTGAGCGACATCGGCATCCCCCTGCTGCTGCAGGCGTTCGTCATCGCCACGGCCCTGCGCGTCGCCCAGGGATCGGCCACGGTCGCCATCACGACGACCGCCGGACTCATCGCGAGTCAGGCTGACGCGTTGAGCAACATCCAGATCGCCCTCCTGGTCACGGCCATCGCAGCCGGATCGACGGTGCTGTCGCACGTCAACGACTCCGGATTCTGGCTCGTGAGCCGCTTCTTCGGCATGGACGAGAAGACGACCCTGAAGACCTGGACCGTCATGGAGACCACGCTCGGCCTCTCGGCCTTCGCCGTGGCTGCAGCGCTGTATCCACTGATCGGCTGA
- a CDS encoding helix-turn-helix transcriptional regulator — MAIEIALVIEGVNLLSDEFDEQVLPKFPDVQWESRAGATLAILHVDSSPVEAACTFSRILEHSGLGAVTAVFDDFVNTTEIAQRVDVSRELVRNWVLGSRGPGGFPPPHHEHGIGGSKGPMKVWNWAAVNSWLAQIGLDDGLVHLTPPEIAEIDAHLHRLVLSPALSWSEFGDSSAGQWIRAGVAAASELWIVGDCEYSEPRQETYGFIRAVGIEGTPATSKTSRYSRVFTTGPVQQIDAG, encoded by the coding sequence ATGGCGATCGAAATTGCCCTCGTGATTGAGGGCGTCAACCTTCTAAGCGACGAATTCGATGAGCAGGTGCTTCCGAAGTTCCCCGATGTGCAGTGGGAATCTCGAGCGGGCGCGACACTTGCGATCCTGCACGTTGATTCGTCTCCCGTGGAGGCGGCCTGCACGTTCTCCCGAATTTTGGAGCACTCGGGGCTGGGTGCCGTTACGGCCGTGTTTGACGACTTCGTGAACACGACGGAAATCGCCCAGCGGGTTGATGTGAGTCGAGAACTGGTCAGGAACTGGGTTCTCGGGTCCCGAGGTCCAGGTGGGTTCCCCCCGCCGCATCACGAGCACGGCATCGGCGGATCGAAGGGCCCGATGAAGGTCTGGAATTGGGCGGCGGTGAATTCTTGGTTGGCCCAGATCGGTTTGGACGATGGCCTGGTGCATCTGACGCCTCCTGAGATCGCGGAGATCGACGCCCACCTGCACCGTCTGGTGCTGTCCCCCGCGCTGTCCTGGTCCGAATTCGGTGATTCGAGCGCCGGCCAGTGGATCCGCGCCGGTGTTGCGGCCGCCTCTGAACTTTGGATCGTAGGAGACTGCGAATATTCGGAGCCTCGGCAGGAGACCTACGGGTTCATCCGGGCCGTCGGTATCGAGGGAACCCCTGCTACTTCGAAAACGTCTAGGTACAGCCGGGTCTTTACGACGGGCCCGGTCCAGCAGATCGACGCAGGATGA
- a CDS encoding tyrosine-type recombinase/integrase codes for MTGRNPNAASTVYLGNDGRWHGRVSVGVKGDGSPDRRHVTGKSKSAVVTKVRKLEKLRDAARTPAVGSKWTVETWLLYWLESIVRPSLRHSSYQAYRTAVVKHLIPVIGAQRLDRLTPEHLESAYSRMIQRGARPATAHQAHRTVRTALGEAERRNHVVRNVATLARAPRVHVEQVEPLTLEEVQLILAAAKEVRNGTRWAVALALGLRQGEALALRWSDIDLETRSLRVRATRLRPVYEHGCGGTCGKTPGRCPQARRSNGVLGPTKSSAGQRVIGLPTALVDLLEQHRETQAAERRHAASLWTEENWVFATHTGGPINLNSDYVAWRDLLKSAGVRHVRLHDARHTAATVLLVLGVPERTVMSIMGWSSTSMAARYQHVTDPIRREVADRVGGLLFPSRPGQRHQGVLDQAPTDRD; via the coding sequence GTGACGGGGCGCAATCCGAACGCAGCGTCGACGGTCTACCTCGGCAACGACGGCCGCTGGCACGGACGAGTCAGCGTGGGCGTGAAAGGCGACGGATCACCGGACCGACGGCACGTCACGGGTAAGTCCAAGTCCGCCGTGGTAACGAAGGTCCGCAAGCTAGAGAAGCTCCGCGACGCGGCACGCACGCCCGCCGTCGGATCGAAATGGACCGTAGAGACCTGGTTGCTCTACTGGCTCGAGTCCATCGTCCGGCCGAGCCTTCGCCACTCCAGCTACCAGGCGTATCGCACCGCGGTGGTGAAGCACCTGATCCCCGTCATCGGCGCCCAACGACTCGATCGCCTGACACCGGAACACCTCGAGTCGGCGTACAGTCGGATGATCCAACGCGGCGCCCGACCGGCCACCGCACACCAAGCACATCGCACGGTCCGCACTGCACTGGGCGAAGCAGAACGGCGCAACCACGTCGTTCGAAACGTCGCGACTCTCGCCCGCGCGCCGAGGGTCCACGTCGAGCAGGTCGAGCCGCTGACGCTCGAGGAAGTACAACTGATCCTCGCCGCGGCGAAAGAGGTACGCAACGGCACACGGTGGGCGGTCGCACTCGCTCTCGGACTCCGACAGGGCGAAGCGCTCGCGCTCAGGTGGTCCGACATCGACCTCGAGACGCGCTCGCTCCGCGTCCGCGCGACGAGACTTCGCCCCGTCTACGAACACGGCTGCGGCGGCACGTGCGGCAAAACCCCCGGCCGCTGCCCACAGGCACGACGCAGCAACGGGGTGCTCGGCCCAACGAAATCCTCGGCCGGCCAACGTGTCATCGGACTACCCACAGCGCTCGTCGACCTCCTCGAGCAACACCGCGAAACACAGGCCGCCGAGCGGCGACATGCCGCATCGCTCTGGACCGAGGAGAACTGGGTCTTCGCCACCCACACCGGCGGGCCGATCAACCTCAACTCCGACTACGTCGCCTGGCGCGACCTGCTGAAGTCAGCAGGCGTCCGCCACGTCCGACTACACGACGCCCGCCACACCGCCGCCACCGTTCTGCTCGTCCTCGGCGTTCCGGAACGGACCGTCATGTCGATCATGGGCTGGTCCAGCACCTCAATGGCCGCGCGCTACCAGCACGTCACCGACCCGATCAGGCGCGAGGTGGCAGACCGAGTGGGCGGGCTGCTGTTTCCGTCGCGCCCAGGACAGCGGCACCAGGGCGTCTTAGACCAAGCACCTACCGACCGTGACTAA
- a CDS encoding helix-turn-helix domain-containing protein: MNEPPVGKPLVPLLLSVEQAAEMLGIARTSMFKLIGTGEVESVQVGRLRRIPMACLEEFVERLRGSGQRET, encoded by the coding sequence ATGAACGAACCACCCGTCGGCAAGCCATTGGTCCCGCTGCTCCTGAGCGTCGAGCAAGCCGCAGAGATGCTGGGCATCGCACGCACATCGATGTTTAAACTCATCGGCACAGGAGAGGTCGAGTCAGTCCAGGTCGGGCGGCTTCGACGCATACCCATGGCCTGCTTGGAGGAGTTCGTCGAGCGCCTCCGCGGGTCCGGTCAGCGGGAGACCTGA
- the mobF gene encoding MobF family relaxase translates to MTVSLHKLSAGSGYDYLTRQVAVQDSTELGRSQLADYYTAKGEAPGRWIGSGMVGIDGIEAGDVVTSEQMLRLFGHGCDPITEAPLGRRFAVLTDETGAEFDRRVKEKLQHLRADPRLDGADRRALRSRAMTEVARDLFVAQHGRKPANQRELDAALKRFSRPSRAAVSGFDLTFSPVKSVSTLWAIAPREVAEVIEQAHDKAVADALRLLEREALFTREGKQGARQVETRGLIATAFTHRDSRAGDPDLHTHVAVANKVQTKDGKWLSIYGRVLYESVVAVSETYNTALERHLVADLGLRFEERPDTSRGRPIREVAGVDPTLNAAWSKRRRDIVSRQGELSATFQRGHGRPPTQTEAIALAQQANLETRTAKHEPRSFAEQRATWRGDAITVLGSELAIDTMVDAALTSPVSPGERVTQAWFTDAAHRTIAELQSRRATWKPTHVRAEAQRQVRAADCPVQHIERVVDDLVKAVVAHMSVALTPDLDPIDDPEILRRSDGTRVYRHTGHDLYTSPGILAAEARIGDAAAMSGGRTVSPETVRMAVVEAAANGTTLNPGQVELVSQMATSGARLQVGIAAAGTGKTTAMRVLAHTWAADGGDVIGFAPSASAAANLQAETGMRSDTLAKLTHASGEELRASIGPGTLVVIDEAGMADTLSLDAAITHALHRGASVRLIGDDRQLSAVGAGGVLRDIAATHGAVRLDEVMRFSDPAEAAATIQLREGNPAALGFYLDTNRIHLGDATTCADDALHAWSTDRAAGLDSIMIAPTRDLVTTLNERARSARLGDHQPPVEVALADGTSASLGDTILTRRNDRRLATSESDWVKNGDRWTITGISDAGIRARHTDTGLHVDLPKSYVVEHVDLGYATTVHTAQGVTADTMHGIATGDESRQLLYTMLSRGRHANHLHLAIAPDGDPHQVMRADTLDTTTATEVLEAMIRRDDSVLTASETARLASSDEARLHTAVVRYADAVHAGSVQAAPPGRALELAQHAENCVPGITEEKPWASLLAEIQLREADGSNGKDLLEMLARPSIVSGADSPADAMGRVLHEIEPIRGGPLRWLPRIPSQLAQDPTWGPYLRERREQVADLRHVIRQTSIDETEPAAWAPTGAPLDRHTVADVNVWRAAYGITDPAQITGPPRVDFVERTQQSTLDRLVVNEAGRDAKAWIGPIVDIVGRYDGHTVALANELAVLAVLADSGRNSRGLLTTAAAEGDLPDDHATAALHSRITRLAAPPQTGRTSTPLPRPMDRPEYRPDRTHPPGPSR, encoded by the coding sequence GTGACGGTTTCTCTGCACAAGCTCTCGGCCGGGTCGGGGTACGACTACCTGACCCGGCAGGTTGCTGTGCAGGACTCGACCGAGCTGGGGCGCTCGCAGCTCGCGGACTACTACACGGCAAAGGGCGAAGCGCCCGGTCGATGGATCGGCTCGGGGATGGTCGGGATCGACGGGATCGAGGCGGGGGACGTCGTCACCTCCGAGCAGATGCTGCGGCTTTTCGGGCACGGTTGCGACCCGATCACCGAGGCGCCATTGGGCCGTCGCTTCGCCGTCCTGACAGACGAGACCGGGGCCGAGTTCGACCGCCGGGTCAAGGAGAAGCTGCAGCACCTACGCGCTGATCCGAGGCTCGACGGTGCCGATCGGAGGGCGCTTCGGTCGCGGGCGATGACCGAGGTCGCGCGGGACTTGTTCGTCGCGCAGCACGGTCGGAAGCCGGCGAATCAGCGCGAGCTCGATGCTGCGCTGAAGCGGTTCAGTCGTCCGTCACGGGCGGCAGTGTCGGGGTTCGATCTGACGTTCTCGCCGGTGAAGTCGGTCTCGACCTTGTGGGCGATCGCGCCTCGCGAGGTCGCTGAGGTGATCGAGCAGGCCCACGACAAGGCTGTCGCCGATGCGCTCAGGTTGTTGGAGCGGGAGGCGTTGTTCACTCGCGAGGGCAAGCAAGGTGCCCGCCAGGTCGAGACGCGCGGGCTCATCGCGACGGCATTCACCCACCGTGATTCGCGCGCTGGCGATCCTGATCTGCACACGCACGTGGCGGTCGCGAACAAGGTCCAGACCAAGGACGGCAAGTGGTTGTCGATCTACGGTCGGGTGCTCTACGAGTCGGTCGTCGCGGTCTCGGAGACCTACAACACCGCGCTCGAACGCCATTTGGTCGCAGACCTCGGACTGCGGTTCGAAGAGCGTCCCGACACCAGCCGTGGTCGTCCGATTCGTGAGGTCGCGGGCGTTGATCCGACGTTGAACGCGGCATGGTCGAAGCGCAGACGCGACATCGTGTCGCGCCAGGGCGAGTTGTCGGCGACCTTCCAGCGCGGCCACGGCCGACCGCCGACGCAGACTGAGGCGATCGCGCTGGCGCAGCAGGCGAACCTCGAGACCCGCACCGCCAAGCACGAACCTCGCTCGTTCGCCGAGCAGCGAGCCACCTGGAGAGGCGACGCGATCACGGTTCTGGGATCCGAACTCGCCATCGACACCATGGTCGACGCGGCGTTGACGTCGCCGGTCTCACCCGGCGAGCGGGTCACGCAGGCCTGGTTCACCGACGCCGCGCACCGCACGATCGCCGAGCTGCAATCACGTCGAGCGACATGGAAGCCGACCCACGTCAGGGCCGAAGCCCAGCGGCAGGTTCGGGCCGCTGACTGCCCAGTCCAGCACATCGAGCGCGTCGTCGACGACCTCGTCAAGGCCGTGGTCGCGCACATGTCGGTCGCGCTGACGCCGGACCTTGACCCGATCGATGACCCCGAAATCCTGCGACGTTCGGACGGCACTCGCGTCTACCGGCACACGGGGCACGACCTCTACACCAGCCCGGGGATCCTGGCCGCCGAAGCCCGCATCGGCGACGCGGCCGCCATGAGCGGCGGCCGCACAGTGTCACCCGAGACGGTGCGGATGGCGGTGGTCGAGGCGGCCGCGAACGGCACCACACTCAACCCCGGCCAGGTCGAGCTGGTCTCGCAGATGGCCACCAGCGGCGCACGCCTCCAGGTCGGGATCGCCGCCGCCGGCACCGGCAAGACAACCGCGATGCGCGTCCTCGCACACACCTGGGCTGCCGATGGTGGTGACGTCATCGGGTTCGCCCCGTCGGCATCGGCGGCCGCGAACCTGCAGGCCGAGACCGGCATGCGGTCCGACACCCTCGCCAAGCTCACCCATGCATCCGGCGAGGAACTCAGGGCTTCGATCGGACCCGGGACGTTGGTGGTGATCGACGAAGCCGGCATGGCCGACACTCTGAGTCTCGATGCCGCGATCACCCACGCCCTCCACCGCGGTGCATCGGTCCGGCTGATCGGCGACGACCGACAACTCTCCGCCGTCGGCGCTGGCGGAGTCCTGCGCGACATCGCCGCCACCCACGGGGCCGTGCGCCTGGACGAGGTGATGCGGTTCTCCGACCCCGCCGAAGCAGCCGCCACCATCCAGCTCCGCGAAGGCAACCCCGCCGCGCTCGGGTTCTACCTCGACACCAACCGCATCCACCTCGGCGACGCCACGACCTGCGCCGACGACGCACTCCACGCATGGTCGACAGACCGGGCCGCGGGCCTGGATTCGATCATGATCGCCCCCACCCGCGACCTCGTCACCACCCTCAACGAACGCGCGCGATCCGCTCGACTCGGCGACCACCAGCCCCCTGTCGAAGTCGCGCTGGCGGACGGGACATCTGCCTCGCTAGGCGACACGATCCTGACCCGCCGCAACGACCGACGGCTCGCGACGAGCGAGTCGGACTGGGTCAAGAACGGCGACCGCTGGACCATCACCGGCATCAGCGATGCCGGCATCCGAGCGCGCCACACCGACACCGGACTGCACGTCGACCTACCGAAGTCGTACGTCGTTGAGCATGTTGACCTCGGGTACGCGACCACCGTCCACACCGCCCAGGGGGTCACCGCCGACACCATGCACGGCATCGCGACCGGCGATGAATCGCGTCAGCTCCTCTACACAATGCTGAGTCGAGGCCGGCACGCCAACCACCTCCATCTGGCCATCGCCCCCGACGGCGACCCGCACCAGGTGATGCGCGCCGACACCCTCGACACGACCACAGCGACCGAGGTCCTCGAGGCCATGATCCGCCGCGACGACTCCGTCCTCACCGCGAGCGAGACCGCGCGGCTCGCGTCCAGCGACGAGGCCCGTCTGCACACCGCGGTCGTCCGCTACGCCGACGCAGTCCACGCCGGATCAGTGCAAGCTGCCCCACCCGGACGCGCTCTGGAGCTGGCTCAGCACGCCGAGAACTGCGTCCCGGGCATCACCGAAGAGAAGCCGTGGGCGTCACTGCTCGCCGAGATCCAACTTCGCGAAGCCGATGGCAGCAACGGCAAAGACCTGCTCGAGATGCTCGCCCGGCCCTCGATCGTCTCCGGAGCGGACAGCCCAGCCGACGCCATGGGACGAGTGCTCCACGAGATTGAGCCCATCCGCGGTGGGCCTCTTCGCTGGCTCCCGCGCATCCCCTCACAGCTCGCCCAAGACCCGACCTGGGGGCCGTACCTCCGCGAACGCAGGGAACAAGTCGCGGACCTGCGACACGTCATCCGGCAGACCTCGATCGACGAGACCGAACCCGCAGCGTGGGCTCCCACCGGAGCACCACTGGACCGTCACACCGTCGCCGATGTCAACGTCTGGCGTGCCGCCTACGGCATCACTGATCCCGCTCAAATCACCGGCCCACCACGAGTGGACTTCGTCGAACGAACCCAGCAGAGCACCCTCGACCGGCTTGTCGTGAACGAGGCCGGCCGCGATGCCAAGGCCTGGATCGGTCCGATCGTCGACATCGTCGGGCGATACGACGGGCATACCGTCGCTCTCGCCAACGAGCTCGCGGTGCTCGCGGTGCTCGCGGACTCCGGTCGCAACAGCCGTGGTCTTCTCACGACTGCGGCCGCCGAGGGTGATCTCCCCGACGATCACGCCACCGCCGCACTCCACTCACGGATCACGCGGCTCGCCGCACCGCCCCAGACAGGCCGTACCTCCACGCCGTTGCCTCGCCCCATGGACAGACCTGAATATCGCCCGGACCGCACGCACCCTCCGGGTCCATCGCGCTGA
- a CDS encoding fatty acid desaturase has product MTTFSDPRTSSESPAPLWRDKKRYLWVLGLVVPMLPLTGLALENATGLELWLWMTPVVFLGLIPLIDLAAGYDDTNPPDDIIEALENDRYYRWVTYVYLPVQYVGFILSMWYLATADLSVGGKIGLAVSIGVVGGVAINTAHELGHKREANERWLSKIALAQTFYGHFYIEHNRGHHVRVATPEDPASARLGESLYRFWPRTVFGSLKSAWGVESKRYRRKDTHPFHLRNDVLNAWLMSVVLWGGLLAVLYVAADVSPLSVLPYLLIQAVVGFSLLEIVNYMEHYGMLRQKVGKGDKHRFERVTPAHSWNSNNIATNVLLYHLQRHSDHHANPTRRYQALRDFKDAPVLPTGYTGMIVVALFPPLFRRLMDKRVIDHYDGDIRLANVQPGKEKKLRRKFPIPEDLLARDAAILEDATAQDFADEVLAAKCPGCGHTYRVVEGNELEGFAAGTAWSDIPDDWCCPDCGVREKVDFVPIDPRQAVGG; this is encoded by the coding sequence ATGACCACGTTCAGTGATCCCCGAACGAGCTCAGAGAGCCCCGCCCCTTTGTGGCGTGACAAGAAGCGGTACCTCTGGGTCCTCGGGCTCGTGGTGCCCATGTTGCCGCTCACCGGACTGGCGTTGGAGAACGCGACGGGACTCGAGCTCTGGCTCTGGATGACGCCCGTCGTCTTCCTCGGGCTGATCCCGTTGATCGATCTCGCGGCGGGTTACGACGACACCAATCCGCCTGATGACATCATCGAGGCGCTGGAGAACGATCGGTACTACCGGTGGGTCACCTACGTGTACCTCCCGGTCCAGTACGTCGGATTCATCCTGTCCATGTGGTATCTCGCCACCGCTGACCTGTCGGTCGGCGGCAAGATCGGTCTCGCCGTGTCCATCGGCGTGGTGGGCGGAGTCGCCATCAACACCGCGCACGAGCTCGGCCACAAGCGGGAGGCCAATGAGCGTTGGCTCTCCAAGATCGCCTTGGCCCAGACCTTCTACGGACACTTCTACATCGAGCACAACCGGGGACACCACGTGCGTGTGGCCACCCCCGAGGATCCCGCCAGCGCACGTCTCGGCGAGAGCCTGTACCGCTTCTGGCCCCGCACGGTCTTCGGTTCGCTCAAGAGCGCTTGGGGGGTCGAGTCCAAGCGCTACCGCCGCAAGGACACGCACCCCTTCCACCTGCGCAACGACGTCCTCAACGCGTGGTTGATGTCGGTGGTGCTGTGGGGTGGCCTGCTGGCGGTGCTGTACGTCGCAGCCGACGTGTCGCCGCTGTCGGTTCTGCCGTACCTGCTGATCCAGGCCGTCGTCGGGTTCTCCCTGCTGGAGATCGTGAACTACATGGAGCACTACGGGATGCTGCGGCAGAAGGTCGGCAAGGGAGACAAGCACCGCTTCGAGCGCGTCACCCCGGCGCACTCGTGGAACTCCAACAACATCGCCACGAACGTCCTGCTCTACCACCTGCAGCGTCACAGCGACCACCATGCGAATCCCACGCGGCGGTACCAGGCCCTGCGTGACTTCAAGGACGCTCCCGTCCTCCCCACGGGGTACACGGGCATGATCGTCGTGGCGCTCTTCCCGCCCCTGTTCCGCAGGCTCATGGACAAGCGCGTGATCGACCACTACGACGGCGACATTCGCCTCGCGAACGTGCAGCCGGGCAAGGAAAAGAAGCTGCGTCGCAAGTTCCCGATCCCGGAGGATCTCCTCGCACGCGACGCCGCGATCCTCGAGGATGCCACGGCGCAGGACTTCGCCGATGAAGTTCTGGCCGCGAAGTGCCCGGGCTGCGGTCACACGTACCGCGTCGTCGAGGGCAACGAGCTCGAGGGCTTCGCTGCAGGCACAGCGTGGTCCGACATCCCCGACGACTGGTGCTGCCCGGACTGCGGGGTCCGCGAGAAGGTCGACTTCGTCCCGATCGATCCGCGTCAGGCGGTCGGGGGCTGA
- a CDS encoding ferredoxin, which translates to MPTIHVDRDKCEGLGMCEAMANDYFEVGDDDILEVLNDVVPESDRAHVQSATQACPVLALRLED; encoded by the coding sequence ATGCCGACCATCCACGTCGATCGCGACAAGTGCGAAGGCCTCGGCATGTGCGAAGCGATGGCGAACGACTACTTCGAGGTCGGCGACGACGACATTCTCGAAGTGCTCAACGACGTCGTGCCGGAGTCGGATCGCGCCCACGTCCAGTCCGCCACGCAGGCGTGCCCCGTTCTCGCTCTGCGGCTCGAGGACTGA